The following are encoded together in the Corticium candelabrum chromosome 1, ooCorCand1.1, whole genome shotgun sequence genome:
- the LOC134177929 gene encoding putative pre-mRNA-splicing factor ATP-dependent RNA helicase PRP1, translating into MSDRKRRLDVGSDSSRKRRTGHDEKRRERDYKNAVAPLEDEKPVKVQTGAHLSSTNPYTFAPYSPRYHEILRTRLKLPVWEYRNEFLEMLEKHQIIVLVGETGSGKTTQIPQWCLELIQNTRGRKACVACTQPRRVAAMSVAQRVADEVDVTLGQQVGYTIRFEDCSGPQTILKYMTDGMLLREAMTDPLLERYQVIMLDEAHERTLATDILMGLLKEVAKARADLKIVVMSATLDAGKFQGYFDGAPLMTVPGRTHPVEIFYTPEPERDYLEAAIRTVIQVHLCEEVKGDALLFLTGQEEIEDACKRIKREVENLGPEVGEVKCIPLYSTLPPAMQQRIFEGAPPNRANGAIGRKVVVSTNIAETSLTIDGIVFVIDPGFSKQKVYNPRIRVESLLVSPISKASAQQRAGRAGRTRPGKCFRLYTEKAYKTEMQEQTYPEILRSNLGTVVLQLKKLGIDDLVHFDFMDPPAPETLMRALELLNYLGALDDDGNLTPMGSMMSEFPLDPQLAKMVLSGSEFNCSNEILSITAMLSVPHVFLRPNEAKKAADEAKMRFAHIDGDHITLLNVYHAYKQKGEDIQWCYDNFLQHRSLKSADNVREQLSRIMERFSLLRKSTPFTSKDYYLNIRKTLVKGFFMQVAHLERSGHYLTVKDNQVVQLHPSTCLDHKPEWVIYNEFVLTTKNYIRTVSDVKGEWLLQMAPQYYDLSNFPDCEAKRVLQRLKYRLGSS; encoded by the exons ATGTCTGATAGAAAGAGACGTTTAGATGTTGGGAGCGACAGCTCCAGAAAGCGCCGTACTGGTCATGATGAGAA ACGTCGTGAGCGGGATTACAAGAACGCAGTCGCCCCGCTGGAAGATGAAAAGCCAGTGAAAGTTCAGACAGGGGCGCACCTGAGCTCCACCAATCCGTACACGTTTGCTCCATATTCACCTCGCTATCACGAGATACTGAGGACGAGACTTAAGCTTCCTGTATGGGAATACAGAAACGAATTTCTTGAGATGCTGGAGAAGCACCAGATTATAGTGCTGGTAGGAGAAACGGGAAGTGGCAAAACGACGCAG ATTCCACAGTGGTGCTTGGAATTGATTCAGAACACGAGAGGCAGAAAAGCATGCGTAGCATGCACTCAACCAAGAAGGGTTGCTGCCATGAGTGTAGCTCAAAGAGTAGCTGATGAGGTTGATGTTACTTTGGGACAGCAAGTTGGATACACTATTAGGTTTGAAGACTGCAGTGGTCCACAAACTATCTTGAA GTACATGACTGATGGCATGTTACTAAGAGAGGCAATGACTGACCCCTTACTTGAGCGATATCAAGTTATCATGTTGGACGAGGCACACGAGCGGACGCTAGCAACAGACATTTTGATGGGTTTGCTGAAAGAG GTTGCCAAAGCTCGTGCTGATCTGAAGATCGTTGTTATGAGTGCGACTCTTGATGCTGGAAAGTTTCAAGGCTACTTTGATGGTGCTCCACTAATG ACTGTTCCAGGTCGAACACATCCTGTGGAGATATTTTATACTCCTGAACCGGAGAGAGACTACTTGGAAGCAGCAATACGAACTGTGATTCAAGTTCATTTGTGTGAAGAAGTGAAAGGAGATGCTTTGTTGTTTCTCACTGGACAAGAG GAAATTGAGGATGCCTGCAAGCGAATAAAACGTGAAGTAGAAAACCTTGGTCCAGAGGTTGGAGAAGTGAAGTGCATTCCACTTTATTCCACACTTCCACCAGCTATGCAACAGCGCATTTTTGAAGGTGCACCACCTAATCGGGCTAATGGTGCAATTGGACGGAAAGTTGTGGTTTCTACAAACATAGCAGAGACTTCGCTTACAATTGATGgaattgtttttgttattgatCCAGGATTCTCCAAGCAGAAA GTGTACAATCCACGTATTCGAGTAGAGTCACTGCTGGTCTCTCCCATTTCCAAAGCCAGTGCTCAACAACGAGCTGGTCGTGCTGGTCGAACTCGTCCGGGCAAGTGCTTTAGGCTCTACACTGAGAAGGCGTACAAGACAGAGATGCAAGAGCAGACATATCCAGAGATTCTAAGGTCAAATTTGGGAACAGTTGTCCTTCAACTTAAGAAATTGGGAATTGATGATCTTGTACACTTTGATTTCATGGATCCACCAG CTCCTGAAACCCTCATGCGTGCTTTGGAGCTACTTAATTACCTTGGAGCACTGGATGATGATGGGAATCTTACTCCTATGGGTTCCATGATGTCTGAATTTCCACTTGACCCACAACTAGCAAAGATGGTCTTGTCTGGCTCTGAATTCAATTGTTCCAATGAGATCTTATCAATCACTGCAATGTTGTCAGTTCCGCACGTTTTCTTACGTCCAAATGAAGCAAAGAAGGCTGCAGACGAGGCAAAGATGAGATTTGCTCACATTGATGGTGACCACATCACTCTACTCAACGTTTAccatgcatacaaacaaa AGGGCGAAGACATTCAGTGGTGTTACGACAACTTTCTCCAGCACAGATCTCTGAAGTCGGCTGACAATGTTCGTGAGCAGTTGTCTCGAATTATGGAGAGATTCAGCTTGCTGCGCAAGAGCACACCGTTTACAAGCAAAGATTATTACTTAAATATACGGAAGACACTGGTGAAAGGGTTTTTTATGCAG GTTGCTCATCTGGAAAGATCTGGGCACTACTTGACTGTGAAAGACAACCAG GTAGTCCAGCTGCACCCATCTACGTGCCTTGATCACAAGCCTGAGTGGGTGATCTACAATGAATTTGTGCTAACGACTAAGAACTACATTCGAACAGTGTCTGATGTGAAAGGGGAATG GCTTTTGCAAATGGCACCACAGTACTACGACTTGAGCAACTTTCCAGATTGTGAAGCAAAGCGAGTTTTGCAACGGCTCAAGTATAGACTGGGATCGTCGTAG